The Cystobacter fuscus DSM 2262 genome includes a region encoding these proteins:
- a CDS encoding ADP-ribosylglycohydrolase family protein yields the protein MTSPSSTDGAERFATELERCVAEARLSAQVTHFHPEGQAGAITIAVAAAWAHRWREQRGPARELFDAVLEHTPPGETREGLEKARQWPLEATPTSAARALGSGRRVLAQDTVPFCVWCTARHLEDYEAALWSTVAGQGDCDTTCAIVGSLVALSAGRESIPRAWLEARERLQRTV from the coding sequence ATGACCTCTCCCTCCTCCACCGATGGCGCCGAGCGGTTCGCCACGGAGCTGGAGCGCTGCGTCGCCGAGGCCCGGCTGTCGGCCCAGGTGACGCACTTCCACCCCGAGGGCCAGGCGGGCGCCATCACCATCGCCGTGGCGGCGGCCTGGGCGCACCGCTGGCGAGAGCAGCGCGGGCCCGCGCGAGAGCTCTTCGACGCCGTGCTCGAGCACACTCCACCCGGGGAGACACGCGAGGGCTTGGAGAAGGCCCGGCAGTGGCCGCTCGAGGCCACTCCCACGTCCGCGGCGCGCGCCCTGGGCAGTGGCCGGCGCGTGCTCGCCCAGGACACCGTGCCCTTCTGCGTGTGGTGCACGGCCCGGCACCTGGAGGACTACGAGGCGGCGCTCTGGAGCACGGTGGCCGGACAGGGAGATTGCGATACCACCTGCGCCATCGTGGGGTCCCTCGTCGCGCTGAGCGCGGGCCGCGAGTCCATTCCCCGCGCGTGGCTCGAGGCGCGTGAGCGCCTCCAGCGCACGGTGTGA
- a CDS encoding microviridin/marinostatin family tricyclic proteinase inhibitor, whose translation MKKDKQESSQQKGKRPFFARLLEAQELEKAAGGAPLQTLKYPSDSDDDGSITRKWPSDWDDSY comes from the coding sequence ATGAAGAAGGACAAACAGGAATCATCCCAGCAGAAGGGCAAGAGGCCGTTCTTCGCTCGCCTGCTGGAGGCCCAGGAACTCGAGAAGGCCGCCGGTGGCGCTCCGCTGCAGACCCTGAAGTACCCCTCGGACTCGGACGACGACGGGTCCATCACCAGGAAGTGGCCCTCGGATTGGGACGACTCCTACTGA
- a CDS encoding SCO family protein: MSSRSRPASTLFALAFLLLLARRAEAFGPPTHSEPALNTPPSALEAIRVDEKLGAPIPLDTELIDESGQRVTLRQMMSPDRPTVLSLAYFRCPQLCSLVLKGLVKSLSETQLELGKDYHSITLSIDPSDTPEEASKWRARYLQQLGQPGQAPWRFLTGTQEQVKKVADAVGFGYAYDKSTDQYAHAAVVMVLSPQGTVSRYLYGVDFPAMDMRLAINEAAQGKAGITLERVMLSCFKYDPATRRYGFYVFGFLRMWWLVGIGMAATLAVLIRRNARQRSASGNGA, encoded by the coding sequence TTGTCGAGCCGATCCCGCCCCGCTTCCACCTTGTTCGCCCTGGCCTTCCTGCTGTTGCTCGCGAGACGCGCCGAGGCGTTTGGTCCTCCGACCCACTCGGAGCCCGCGCTGAACACGCCGCCCTCGGCGCTCGAGGCGATCCGGGTGGACGAGAAGCTGGGAGCGCCCATCCCATTGGACACGGAGCTCATCGATGAGAGCGGTCAGCGCGTCACGCTCCGGCAAATGATGTCCCCGGATCGGCCCACGGTGCTCTCCCTGGCCTACTTCCGTTGCCCCCAGCTATGCAGTCTGGTGCTCAAGGGCCTCGTCAAGAGCTTGAGCGAGACCCAGCTCGAGCTGGGCAAGGACTACCATTCGATCACCCTCTCCATCGACCCGAGTGACACGCCCGAGGAGGCCTCGAAGTGGCGGGCGCGCTACCTCCAGCAGTTGGGTCAGCCCGGGCAGGCCCCGTGGCGGTTCCTCACCGGCACGCAGGAGCAGGTGAAGAAGGTGGCGGACGCGGTGGGCTTTGGCTACGCGTATGACAAATCCACCGACCAGTACGCACACGCGGCGGTGGTGATGGTCCTGTCGCCGCAAGGGACGGTCAGCCGCTATCTCTACGGCGTCGACTTCCCCGCCATGGACATGCGCCTGGCCATCAACGAGGCCGCTCAAGGCAAGGCGGGAATCACGCTCGAGCGGGTCATGCTCTCGTGCTTCAAGTACGATCCAGCGACGCGGCGCTACGGCTTCTACGTCTTCGGCTTCCTGCGGATGTGGTGGTTGGTGGGAATCGGCATGGCCGCGACCCTGGCGGTGCTGATTCGCAGGAACGCGCGCCAACGGTCCGCGTCGGGGAATGGCGCTTGA
- a CDS encoding zinc-binding alcohol dehydrogenase family protein — protein sequence MAPTQTQKALVVSPTDTSRFEFVEREVPQPGPYDLLVEVKAVSVNPVDTKVRAKRPGKSLGWDASGVVVARGSEVKRFREGDEVFYAGDLTREGTNASLHVVDERIVGHKPRKLDHLHAASIPLTALTAWEGLYEQLRVEQGKTLLVIGAAGGVGSLVVQLAKRLTKMTVIGTASRDTTRDWVKKMGADHVVNHRENLPAQLSALGLKNVDAIFCCVGTDAHFETMAELIAPGGRIVSIVEPEQPLPMGKLFGKRASFSWELMFTKSMYKTPDMASQQAILDRVADLLDEGVLTSTLTVDAGVLEPAALAEAHRTVSSGKMVGKLAFRL from the coding sequence ATGGCCCCCACCCAGACCCAGAAAGCCCTCGTCGTCAGCCCCACCGATACGAGCCGGTTCGAGTTCGTGGAGCGAGAAGTCCCCCAGCCCGGCCCGTATGATCTCCTGGTCGAGGTCAAGGCCGTCTCCGTCAATCCCGTCGACACCAAGGTGCGCGCGAAGCGGCCGGGCAAGAGCCTCGGCTGGGATGCCTCGGGCGTCGTCGTCGCTCGGGGCTCGGAGGTGAAGCGCTTCCGCGAGGGCGACGAGGTCTTCTACGCCGGTGACCTCACCCGGGAGGGCACGAACGCGTCGCTGCACGTGGTGGACGAGCGCATCGTCGGCCACAAGCCGCGCAAGCTGGACCACCTCCACGCCGCGAGCATCCCCCTCACGGCGCTCACGGCCTGGGAGGGTCTGTACGAGCAGCTCCGGGTCGAGCAGGGCAAGACCCTCCTCGTCATCGGCGCGGCCGGCGGCGTCGGCTCGCTCGTCGTGCAACTGGCGAAGCGGCTGACGAAGATGACCGTCATCGGCACGGCCTCGCGCGACACCACCCGGGACTGGGTGAAGAAGATGGGCGCGGACCACGTGGTGAACCACCGCGAGAACCTACCCGCCCAGCTCTCGGCGCTCGGCCTGAAGAACGTGGACGCCATCTTCTGCTGCGTCGGCACGGATGCGCACTTCGAGACGATGGCGGAGCTGATCGCGCCAGGAGGACGCATCGTGTCCATCGTGGAGCCCGAGCAACCGCTGCCGATGGGGAAGCTCTTCGGCAAGAGGGCGAGCTTCTCGTGGGAGCTCATGTTCACGAAGTCGATGTACAAGACGCCGGACATGGCCAGCCAGCAGGCCATCCTCGACCGAGTGGCCGACTTGTTGGACGAGGGCGTGCTCACCTCGACCCTGACGGTGGACGCGGGCGTGCTGGAGCCCGCCGCGCTCGCCGAGGCGCACCGGACCGTCTCCTCCGGCAAGATGGTGGGCAAGCTCGCCTTCCGCTTGTAG
- a CDS encoding MvdC/MvdD family ATP grasp protein: MLSARDTVLLLTHSDDYYTVDRIAQEVSRRGARALRLDTETFPAELELTSALAGDGDEVSLRTAGGEVRGEQIRSVWLRRLLPPRPDAALEPGWREGCLRESQAALQGFLDGLEAAGCRFVNPFHADRAAQDKLHQLRRARALGLEVPRTLVTNDAARVRAFFAHVHGHMVAKMLTPLSHSMRGGQPFVYTSAIGPEDLEELEGLHHCPMVFQERLDKLRELRVAVVGGHCFVGAIDASRSVTGQVDWRRAGPDECPWERGELPVEVATRLVRLVADLGLVYGAADFIVTPEGRHVFLEVNPAGEWGMLEHELDLPIAAAFAEVLTAEGGSCPTRPFSQERPWLFSS; the protein is encoded by the coding sequence ATGCTCTCCGCTCGCGACACCGTCTTGCTCCTCACCCACAGCGACGACTACTACACGGTCGACCGGATCGCGCAGGAGGTGTCGCGGCGGGGAGCACGGGCCCTGCGCCTCGACACGGAGACCTTCCCGGCGGAACTGGAGCTGACGTCGGCGCTGGCGGGCGACGGGGACGAGGTGTCCCTTCGCACGGCCGGAGGCGAGGTGCGCGGCGAGCAGATCCGCTCGGTGTGGCTGCGCCGGCTGCTGCCACCTCGGCCCGATGCGGCGCTGGAGCCTGGCTGGCGCGAGGGCTGCCTGCGTGAGTCCCAGGCCGCGCTCCAGGGCTTTCTCGATGGGCTGGAGGCGGCGGGCTGCCGCTTCGTCAACCCGTTCCACGCCGACAGGGCTGCCCAGGACAAGCTGCACCAACTCCGGCGGGCCCGCGCGCTGGGGTTGGAGGTACCTCGCACCCTGGTGACCAACGACGCGGCCCGGGTGCGCGCCTTCTTCGCGCACGTCCACGGCCACATGGTGGCCAAGATGCTGACGCCCCTGAGTCACTCCATGCGCGGCGGGCAACCCTTCGTCTACACGAGCGCCATCGGCCCCGAGGATCTGGAGGAACTCGAGGGACTGCACCACTGCCCCATGGTGTTCCAGGAGCGCCTCGACAAGCTCCGCGAGCTGCGTGTGGCCGTGGTGGGCGGACACTGCTTCGTCGGCGCCATCGATGCCTCGCGCTCGGTGACGGGACAGGTGGACTGGAGACGGGCCGGGCCGGACGAGTGCCCCTGGGAGCGCGGTGAGTTGCCGGTGGAGGTGGCCACCCGGCTGGTGCGCCTGGTCGCCGACCTGGGGCTCGTGTACGGCGCCGCGGACTTCATCGTCACACCCGAGGGACGGCACGTCTTCCTCGAGGTCAACCCCGCGGGTGAGTGGGGAATGCTCGAGCATGAGCTGGACCTGCCCATCGCCGCCGCCTTCGCCGAGGTGCTCACCGCGGAGGGCGGCTCGTGCCCGACTCGCCCCTTTTCTCAGGAGCGCCCATGGCTGTTCTCATCGTGA
- a CDS encoding MvdC/MvdD family ATP grasp protein has product MAVLIVTHTRDNEAVRAVTHSLEARGERVYRFDTDLFPTHLQLSLDEAARGRLSGPEGVLELAEVSSVWYRRNATAQHLPLDMEPQLRRPSMEESRRLLYGMLAALDVFQLDAVERVRRAGHKPLQLALARGLGMEVPRTLMTNDPEAVRAFAAGCPGGVVTKMMSSFAVYDAQGEEQVVFTTPLSAQALEDLEGLDLCPMTFQERLAKALELRVTVVGDRVMAAAIDSQALPRAREDWRREGVALLAAWQPYTLPEPVHTRVLKLMDALGLNYGAFDFIVTPEGRHVFLEVNPSGEFMWLTRYPGLPIAEALADVLSGRGVRR; this is encoded by the coding sequence ATGGCTGTTCTCATCGTGACGCACACCCGGGACAACGAAGCCGTTCGTGCGGTCACCCACTCCCTGGAGGCGCGCGGCGAGCGCGTGTACCGGTTCGACACGGACCTGTTCCCCACGCACCTCCAGCTCTCGCTCGACGAGGCGGCCAGGGGGCGGCTCTCCGGACCGGAGGGGGTGCTCGAACTGGCCGAGGTCTCCTCCGTCTGGTATCGCCGCAACGCGACGGCTCAGCACCTTCCCCTGGACATGGAGCCGCAGCTGCGCCGGCCCTCGATGGAGGAGAGCCGGCGCCTGCTGTACGGCATGCTGGCGGCGCTCGACGTCTTCCAGCTGGATGCGGTGGAGCGGGTGCGGCGGGCGGGGCACAAGCCGCTGCAACTCGCGCTGGCCCGTGGCCTGGGAATGGAGGTGCCCCGCACGCTGATGACCAACGACCCGGAGGCGGTGCGGGCCTTCGCGGCGGGCTGCCCGGGCGGTGTGGTGACGAAGATGATGTCTTCCTTCGCTGTCTACGACGCCCAGGGCGAGGAGCAGGTGGTCTTCACCACGCCGCTGAGCGCGCAGGCGCTGGAGGACCTGGAGGGGCTGGATCTGTGTCCGATGACCTTCCAGGAGCGCCTGGCCAAGGCGCTGGAGTTGCGGGTGACGGTGGTGGGAGACCGGGTGATGGCGGCGGCCATCGACTCGCAGGCGCTGCCCAGGGCTCGCGAGGACTGGCGCCGGGAGGGCGTGGCGCTCCTCGCCGCGTGGCAGCCCTACACACTGCCCGAGCCAGTGCACACCCGCGTGCTGAAGCTGATGGACGCGCTGGGGCTCAACTATGGCGCGTTCGACTTCATCGTCACCCCCGAGGGACGCCACGTCTTCCTCGAGGTGAACCCCTCGGGCGAGTTCATGTGGCTCACGCGCTACCCGGGGCTGCCCATCGCCGAGGCGCTGGCGGACGTCCTCTCGGGACGAGGCGTGCGCCGGTAG
- a CDS encoding VOC family protein: MDTKIDREPEDKVEPTLKLKFYSHATLECRDIQRTRRFFKEFLGFETVQMSDKSFWARLGGDQIIVIVQGPPRAKEEMPFLNHNGLDVENEAAVDDAYEVVKRDAEKWGLKKITKPVVQHGTYCFYFWDMDDNSWEILSNPPGGYSWGFARGDQEGAGHMSRTFKRPDSTLGKGK; the protein is encoded by the coding sequence ATGGACACCAAGATCGATCGCGAGCCAGAGGACAAGGTCGAGCCCACGCTCAAGCTCAAGTTCTACAGCCACGCGACGCTGGAGTGCCGAGACATCCAGCGCACGCGGCGATTCTTCAAGGAGTTCCTCGGCTTCGAGACCGTCCAGATGTCGGACAAATCGTTCTGGGCCCGGCTCGGCGGCGATCAGATCATCGTGATCGTGCAGGGTCCGCCTCGCGCGAAGGAGGAGATGCCCTTCCTCAACCACAATGGGCTCGACGTCGAGAACGAGGCCGCCGTCGACGACGCCTACGAGGTGGTGAAGCGCGACGCGGAGAAGTGGGGCCTGAAGAAGATCACGAAGCCGGTCGTCCAGCACGGGACCTATTGCTTCTACTTCTGGGACATGGACGACAACTCCTGGGAAATCCTCTCCAATCCACCGGGCGGTTACTCCTGGGGCTTCGCGCGTGGAGACCAGGAAGGTGCGGGTCACATGAGCCGCACGTTCAAGCGCCCGGACTCGACCCTGGGCAAGGGAAAGTAG
- a CDS encoding B12-binding domain/radical SAM domain-containing protein: MPLRAIAVSAPDWIKGAKDSRALNSQDPASLFNACRYAAHRTFDPSSAWSRSNWAGTRAQRRAQTLLMYSLDDMPVFAEMLRRERPNLLLIGAMTLCLPGAVACASLAKELLGEQVVVVLGGRHPSESMYLEKHSERMPEHVRHHPSSPLRLMATGRLPRVFDLVVAGDGEHLIAALGEAVAAAEAEGSADLSCSVLERLDARVPGSWIAGALDGDTPRVLPSTGARLDYSRMPSPSRMFGAVAGFNVFGGRVTAHAFSDTGRGCVYDCGFCSERSSVTGGLRDAASSSERLHRQLAEAVTVISEDHPARGASAFVEDSVILGGSPRLVDQFVDRLESEPLDIVFGAQLTIDQILTRRAQLARLAGVGLRYVFVGVETLVPEAIGGMSKDLGRHQAPWLSRIHRALAFLGELGIHCGCAILFGLGETQERRLELLEALRMMRGMYGMPSPVSANWAVQHPLCGQDGGAGYEYIEWGTPEGPFLECFHRFGEASVRYPLPHVGPPRLEEVREVTARLDTLEEPLGPSLPTQGEHYS, translated from the coding sequence ATGCCTTTGAGAGCCATTGCCGTCTCCGCCCCGGACTGGATCAAGGGCGCGAAGGATTCCCGGGCGCTGAACAGCCAGGATCCCGCGAGCCTTTTCAATGCCTGCCGCTACGCGGCGCATCGCACGTTCGATCCATCGAGCGCCTGGTCACGCAGCAATTGGGCCGGGACGCGCGCCCAGCGCCGCGCCCAGACCCTCTTGATGTACTCGCTCGACGACATGCCCGTGTTCGCCGAGATGCTGCGGCGAGAGCGGCCCAACCTCCTGCTGATTGGGGCCATGACGCTGTGTCTGCCAGGCGCGGTGGCCTGCGCCTCGTTGGCCAAGGAGCTCCTCGGAGAACAGGTCGTCGTGGTACTGGGCGGCCGGCACCCCAGCGAATCCATGTACCTGGAGAAGCACTCCGAGCGGATGCCGGAGCACGTGCGCCATCACCCCAGCTCTCCCCTGCGGCTCATGGCCACGGGGCGGCTCCCCCGGGTGTTCGACCTGGTCGTGGCGGGAGACGGCGAGCACCTCATCGCCGCCCTGGGAGAGGCCGTGGCGGCGGCCGAGGCCGAGGGGAGCGCGGACCTGTCGTGCTCGGTGTTGGAGCGGCTCGACGCCCGGGTTCCGGGCAGCTGGATAGCGGGCGCGCTGGATGGGGACACCCCGCGTGTGCTGCCCAGCACCGGAGCGCGTCTGGATTACAGCCGGATGCCTTCGCCCTCGCGGATGTTTGGCGCGGTCGCCGGATTCAATGTGTTCGGTGGGCGGGTGACGGCGCACGCCTTCAGCGACACCGGCCGCGGCTGTGTCTATGACTGTGGGTTCTGCAGCGAGCGCAGCTCGGTGACGGGCGGGTTGAGGGATGCCGCGAGTTCCAGTGAGCGGCTCCACCGTCAATTGGCCGAAGCCGTGACGGTCATCTCCGAGGATCATCCGGCCCGGGGCGCCAGCGCGTTCGTGGAGGATTCCGTCATCCTGGGGGGCAGTCCCCGGCTGGTGGATCAGTTCGTGGATCGGCTGGAGTCCGAGCCGCTCGACATCGTCTTCGGTGCCCAATTGACCATCGATCAGATCCTCACCCGCCGGGCCCAGCTCGCGCGGCTGGCGGGAGTGGGCCTGCGCTATGTGTTCGTCGGCGTGGAGACCCTGGTCCCCGAGGCCATCGGTGGCATGAGCAAGGATCTCGGCCGCCACCAGGCGCCCTGGTTGTCACGCATCCATCGGGCGTTGGCGTTCCTGGGCGAGCTGGGCATCCATTGTGGCTGCGCGATCCTCTTCGGCTTGGGAGAGACGCAGGAGCGCCGGCTGGAACTGCTCGAGGCTCTGCGGATGATGCGAGGCATGTATGGAATGCCCTCGCCGGTCAGCGCGAACTGGGCGGTTCAACACCCGCTCTGTGGCCAGGACGGCGGCGCCGGGTACGAGTACATCGAATGGGGAACTCCCGAGGGTCCCTTCCTCGAGTGTTTCCATCGCTTCGGCGAGGCCTCCGTGCGCTACCCCCTGCCCCATGTCGGCCCGCCACGGCTCGAGGAAGTACGAGAGGTGACCGCGAGGCTCGACACCCTCGAGGAGCCGCTGGGGCCCAGCCTGCCCACCCAGGGGGAACACTACTCGTGA
- a CDS encoding cyclic nucleotide-binding domain-containing protein — protein sequence MSSDTSRELHDEAVQLPSSEQPGEVLLDYEYLAEAWAQRGWLTRAIALCKVILRLEPAHEPTRRLLAELDARKVEPLAPPGPSVQMPMEREPSLETDWNEGGTSQPISLLSRLGEQEFLSVMESLELREFHAGETIVEEGEPGDSMFAIVQGSVEVVRTLKSGRRRTVAFMSEGDFFGEMSILSGVPRLASVKAFERTAVLELSRERLEQIIQRYPSVAEMLRAYHHEHLLSDVLRGNPLFRILPPERRAALSREFQLRARAKGATLLEQGKPVDALYLLLRGRCQVLHQHPDGGEKLLRTMEEGDIFGEISLMLGLTATATVRAETTCLLLRLDWGSCDRFLMDQPGMCDALSRMSNERILYSSELFLEPAAHGEAPPSA from the coding sequence ATGTCGTCCGACACGTCGCGCGAGCTGCATGATGAGGCCGTTCAACTCCCTTCCAGCGAGCAGCCGGGAGAGGTGCTCTTGGATTACGAGTACCTGGCGGAGGCGTGGGCCCAGCGGGGATGGCTGACACGCGCCATCGCCTTGTGCAAGGTCATCCTCCGGCTCGAGCCGGCTCATGAGCCGACGAGGCGACTGCTCGCGGAGTTGGATGCCCGGAAGGTGGAGCCCCTGGCTCCGCCGGGGCCCTCCGTGCAGATGCCCATGGAGCGGGAGCCATCCCTCGAGACGGACTGGAACGAGGGAGGAACTTCGCAGCCCATCTCCCTGCTCTCGCGGCTCGGCGAGCAGGAGTTCCTCTCGGTCATGGAGTCGCTGGAACTGCGGGAATTCCACGCCGGGGAGACCATCGTCGAGGAAGGCGAGCCGGGCGATTCCATGTTCGCCATCGTGCAGGGGAGCGTGGAGGTGGTGCGGACGCTGAAATCGGGGCGTCGGCGCACGGTCGCCTTCATGAGCGAGGGCGACTTCTTCGGGGAGATGTCCATCCTCTCCGGCGTGCCGAGGCTCGCGAGCGTCAAGGCCTTCGAGCGCACGGCGGTCCTGGAACTGTCCCGCGAGCGGCTGGAACAGATCATCCAGCGCTACCCCTCCGTGGCGGAGATGCTGAGGGCCTATCACCACGAGCACCTGCTGAGTGACGTGCTCCGTGGCAATCCGCTCTTCCGGATCCTCCCGCCCGAGCGCAGGGCGGCCCTGTCCCGTGAATTCCAGCTCCGCGCCAGGGCGAAGGGAGCCACCCTGCTCGAACAGGGCAAGCCGGTGGATGCCCTGTACTTGCTGCTGCGGGGCCGGTGCCAGGTGCTGCACCAGCACCCGGACGGCGGCGAGAAGCTCCTGCGAACGATGGAGGAAGGCGACATCTTCGGGGAGATCTCCCTGATGCTCGGCCTGACAGCCACCGCCACCGTGCGCGCGGAGACGACCTGCCTGCTGCTGCGACTGGACTGGGGAAGCTGCGACCGGTTCCTCATGGATCAGCCCGGAATGTGCGACGCGCTCTCGCGGATGAGCAACGAGCGCATCCTGTACTCCTCCGAGCTGTTCCTGGAGCCCGCGGCGCACGGAGAGGCACCTCCGAGCGCCTGA
- a CDS encoding DUF2381 family protein, whose amino-acid sequence MLPLALFLMGSAAAAQQPQPPARERQERQVVVPSSPDEPVPEVKVAAGIATTLVFNAPIDRVSVEVEGQRTRFRLVDVGERTLFLEPLVPPGDGERLGVRVRYKDGVSPAFAVFALVSHPTVVDTRVDVARMQRSLDVLEVELAQCEAGGPASLVLSGRLERKGVRARPISIAPSSQVQAGMKLEDGTGYRAGTWALAAVRVHNLPGQQPWTPGEARLTRADGTPVRGGSVRMDRPQLAPGDVGLVVAETEVPYWAAGEVLHLELREKGGGRHLVIGAVEL is encoded by the coding sequence TTGCTTCCACTCGCTCTCTTCTTGATGGGGAGCGCTGCGGCCGCGCAACAGCCCCAGCCTCCGGCCCGCGAGCGTCAGGAGCGACAAGTCGTCGTCCCCAGCAGCCCTGACGAGCCGGTGCCGGAGGTGAAGGTGGCGGCCGGCATCGCTACCACCCTCGTCTTCAATGCGCCCATCGACAGGGTCTCGGTAGAGGTAGAGGGGCAGCGGACGCGCTTCCGGTTGGTGGACGTGGGCGAGCGCACCCTCTTTCTCGAGCCTCTCGTTCCCCCAGGGGACGGAGAGCGGCTGGGCGTGCGGGTGCGCTACAAGGACGGCGTCTCCCCCGCCTTCGCCGTCTTCGCGCTCGTCTCCCACCCCACGGTGGTGGACACCCGGGTGGACGTTGCACGCATGCAACGCTCCCTGGATGTGCTGGAGGTGGAACTCGCCCAGTGCGAAGCCGGCGGGCCCGCCAGCCTGGTGCTGTCGGGGCGGTTGGAGCGAAAGGGCGTCCGAGCGCGGCCCATCTCCATCGCTCCGAGCTCCCAAGTCCAAGCTGGCATGAAGCTGGAGGACGGCACTGGGTACCGGGCAGGCACCTGGGCGCTGGCCGCCGTCCGGGTGCACAACCTGCCCGGACAGCAGCCGTGGACGCCCGGGGAGGCTCGGCTCACCAGGGCGGACGGGACTCCAGTAAGGGGGGGCTCCGTCCGCATGGACAGGCCGCAGCTCGCCCCAGGAGACGTCGGCTTGGTGGTGGCGGAGACGGAGGTGCCCTACTGGGCGGCCGGGGAGGTGCTCCACCTCGAGCTGCGAGAAAAGGGCGGCGGGCGGCACCTTGTCATTGGCGCAGTGGAACTCTAG
- a CDS encoding LysR family transcriptional regulator, which translates to MLEHREAITGMSILVAVVDAGSLSAAAAKLGMTSSAVSKQVSRLEARLGIRLLQRTTRRMQLTEAGARYCERARSILESIESVEREAESVQDTPHGTLRITAPTVLGQVQVMPVVLAFQRAHPAVKVHVEFSDRRIDLIEEGVDVAIRMTAQPPPAFVARRLGDDRRVLCASPDYLARAGRPRRPGELSNHECIVFVAGQPVETWHLRATQDAEHTTPIRVSGRLHVNNTHALRQAALAGLGLADLPRYLVEEDLAAGRLEAVLERFMPVARGVFAIYAPAPYVPAKVRRFVEMVEKTFRDGVAEGRTS; encoded by the coding sequence ATGCTGGAGCACCGCGAGGCCATCACCGGAATGTCCATCCTGGTCGCCGTCGTCGACGCGGGCTCGCTCAGCGCCGCCGCGGCGAAGCTGGGCATGACGTCTTCAGCGGTGAGCAAGCAGGTCTCGCGGCTCGAAGCCCGGCTCGGGATAAGGCTGCTGCAGCGCACCACGCGCCGCATGCAGCTCACCGAGGCCGGTGCGCGCTACTGCGAGCGGGCCCGCTCCATCCTGGAGTCCATCGAATCCGTCGAGCGCGAGGCGGAGAGCGTCCAGGACACCCCGCACGGCACGCTGCGCATCACCGCGCCGACGGTGCTCGGCCAGGTCCAGGTGATGCCGGTGGTGCTCGCCTTCCAGCGGGCACATCCGGCCGTGAAGGTCCACGTCGAGTTCTCGGATCGCAGGATCGATCTCATCGAGGAGGGCGTCGACGTGGCCATCCGCATGACGGCCCAGCCGCCGCCTGCCTTCGTGGCTCGCAGGCTCGGTGATGACCGGCGCGTGCTCTGCGCCAGCCCCGACTACCTCGCCCGAGCGGGCCGCCCCCGCCGGCCTGGCGAGCTGTCGAACCATGAATGCATCGTGTTCGTCGCGGGTCAGCCCGTGGAGACGTGGCACCTGCGCGCCACGCAGGACGCCGAGCACACCACGCCCATTCGCGTCTCGGGCCGGTTGCACGTCAACAACACCCACGCCCTGCGACAGGCCGCGCTCGCGGGCCTCGGGCTCGCCGATCTGCCCCGCTACCTCGTCGAGGAGGACCTCGCGGCCGGACGGCTCGAGGCCGTCCTCGAGCGCTTCATGCCGGTGGCGCGCGGGGTGTTCGCCATCTATGCGCCCGCGCCCTACGTCCCGGCCAAGGTGCGCCGCTTCGTCGAGATGGTGGAAAAGACCTTCCGAGACGGCGTTGCCGAGGGGCGAACCTCGTAA